A genomic segment from Nitrospira sp. encodes:
- a CDS encoding Holliday junction ATP-dependent DNA helicase RuvB — protein sequence MSDRTVTNQLTDDERGIEAALRPQSLRDYVGQSRMKEALEICIEAAKRRGEALDHAIFYGPPGLGKTTIAHIIAREMGSAIRSTSGLVLSHAGDLAAILTNLQEGDVLFIDEIHRLPASVEEALYPAMEDYQLDLVVGQGASTRTVKLELPRFTLVGATTRAGALTSPLRDRFGLVHRLEFYSAEDLAAIVTRSAGLLSIPIDVAGAAEIARRARGTPRIVNRLVKRIRDYAEIKAAGRITQQVAQDALMWLAVDAAGLDEMDRKILLTVIEKFNGGPVGVESLAAAVQEDRGTLEDVYEPYLIQAGFLERTGRGRQATRLAFEHFKRQKDLFSHSDEPAPITTP from the coding sequence ATGTCGGATCGTACCGTGACCAATCAATTGACCGACGATGAACGTGGAATCGAAGCGGCGCTCCGACCGCAGAGTTTGCGGGATTATGTCGGGCAGTCCCGCATGAAGGAGGCGTTGGAGATTTGTATCGAGGCGGCCAAACGCCGCGGTGAGGCACTGGACCACGCAATTTTTTATGGACCACCGGGGTTAGGCAAAACGACGATCGCCCACATCATTGCGCGCGAGATGGGATCGGCGATTCGTTCGACTTCCGGGCTGGTCCTGAGTCACGCCGGCGATCTTGCCGCCATCCTGACCAATCTGCAGGAAGGGGACGTCTTGTTTATCGATGAAATTCACCGCCTGCCTGCCTCGGTTGAAGAAGCGCTCTATCCGGCGATGGAAGACTATCAATTGGATTTGGTCGTCGGTCAGGGGGCTTCCACCAGGACGGTCAAGCTGGAGTTGCCGCGCTTCACCCTCGTCGGGGCTACGACGAGGGCCGGGGCCTTGACCTCGCCGCTGCGGGATCGGTTCGGGTTGGTGCACCGGTTGGAATTCTATTCTGCCGAGGACCTGGCGGCCATCGTCACGCGGTCCGCCGGGTTGCTGTCCATTCCGATCGATGTGGCCGGCGCAGCGGAAATCGCCCGTCGGGCCCGCGGGACGCCCCGCATTGTGAACCGGCTCGTCAAACGAATCAGAGACTATGCTGAGATCAAGGCGGCAGGACGCATCACGCAACAGGTCGCTCAGGATGCACTGATGTGGCTGGCGGTCGATGCCGCCGGGTTGGACGAAATGGACCGCAAGATCCTGTTGACGGTGATCGAGAAGTTCAACGGCGGACCGGTGGGAGTCGAGTCCTTGGCTGCGGCGGTGCAAGAGGATCGGGGGACATTGGAAGATGTCTATGAACCCTATCTGATCCAGGCAGGTTTTCTGGAGCGGACCGGTCGCGGGCGACAGGCCACCAGACTGGCCTTCGAACATTTTAAACGACAAAAAGATCTCTTCTCCCATTCCGATGAACCTGCGCCCATCACAACCCCTTGA
- a CDS encoding Holliday junction ATP-dependent DNA helicase RuvA: MIALLTGSVAFKAPSQVTLDVHGVGYEVLIPLSTYYSLPDQHGTVTLRIHTHVREDAIQLYGFLTAAEKEAFLLLTGISGIGPKLGLSVLSTLSVGDLFAAIRASDVEKLGTVSGIGKKSAARIALELKDKVARLHPDGEQAEPGHGPVADPLFEDALSALVNLGYRPSDVKDTLKRIGKAGITVPELKEVVREALKDLAKG; encoded by the coding sequence ATGATCGCCTTACTGACCGGCTCGGTGGCCTTCAAGGCGCCTTCGCAAGTCACCCTCGACGTTCACGGCGTCGGGTACGAAGTCTTGATACCCCTCAGCACCTACTACTCATTGCCCGATCAGCATGGGACGGTGACGCTTCGCATTCATACCCATGTGCGTGAAGATGCGATTCAACTCTATGGGTTCCTCACCGCAGCCGAAAAAGAGGCTTTCCTCTTGCTGACCGGCATCTCCGGTATCGGACCAAAATTAGGGCTCAGCGTCCTCTCCACCCTTTCGGTCGGCGACCTCTTCGCAGCCATTCGAGCAAGCGATGTCGAGAAGTTGGGAACGGTTTCAGGGATCGGAAAGAAATCCGCGGCGCGGATTGCTCTGGAATTGAAAGACAAGGTGGCGCGACTGCATCCGGACGGCGAACAGGCTGAGCCCGGTCATGGGCCTGTCGCCGATCCCCTCTTCGAAGACGCCTTGTCGGCCCTGGTGAATCTGGGCTATCGGCCGTCTGATGTGAAGGACACATTGAAGAGAATCGGGAAAGCCGGAATCACGGTGCCGGAATTGAAGGAAGTGGTCCGCGAGGCGCTCAAAGATCTTGCCAAGGGGTGA
- a CDS encoding putative transcriptional regulatory protein YebC, with translation MGGHSHWATIKRHKSAQDAKRGKIFTRIIRELTIAARSGGDPDGNPRLRLAIAKAKEANMPGDTMKKAIQRGTGELPGVTYEEFSLEGYGPGGTAVLLEITSDNRNRTVAEIRSLLTKNGGNMAEAGAVAWQFHKKGVLVVEKGKVEEDALLSIALEAGAEDVKVTDKAFEILTNPHDFEAVKKALSDAKIECTLAELNFIPQNTIALEEKAAEQMLKLMEILDEHEDVQKVHANFDISDEVMEKVAAATA, from the coding sequence ATGGGTGGCCATAGTCATTGGGCGACAATTAAACGCCACAAGTCAGCGCAGGATGCCAAGCGAGGGAAGATCTTTACCCGCATCATCCGTGAGTTGACGATTGCGGCGCGGTCGGGTGGAGATCCGGACGGCAATCCGCGTCTGCGGTTGGCGATCGCCAAGGCTAAGGAAGCCAACATGCCGGGCGATACCATGAAAAAGGCCATTCAGCGCGGCACCGGCGAATTGCCCGGCGTGACCTACGAGGAGTTTTCGCTCGAAGGGTATGGCCCCGGCGGTACGGCGGTGTTGTTGGAAATCACCTCGGACAACCGTAACCGCACCGTGGCCGAGATCCGCAGCCTGTTGACGAAGAACGGCGGCAATATGGCGGAAGCCGGTGCGGTAGCTTGGCAGTTTCACAAAAAGGGTGTCCTGGTCGTAGAAAAAGGAAAGGTCGAAGAGGATGCCCTTCTGAGCATTGCCTTGGAAGCCGGGGCAGAAGACGTCAAGGTCACCGACAAGGCCTTTGAAATTCTGACCAATCCCCACGATTTCGAGGCGGTCAAAAAAGCCCTCAGTGACGCAAAAATCGAGTGCACGCTTGCCGAATTGAACTTCATTCCTCAGAATACGATTGCGTTGGAGGAAAAGGCTGCAGAACAGATGTTGAAACTCATGGAGATTTTGGACGAACACGAAGACGTGCAGAAGGTCCATGCGAACTTCGACATCTCCGATGAGGTCATGGAGAAAGTCGCCGCCGCCACAGCCTAG
- a CDS encoding Copper resistance protein CopD: MCETSCRPIRRSGWAAPFPPFFSFRPFSRPRFPGQWARLVGFLCLVVIWGVSSAKAQHVEHGRSTHADRQEHHHETTTETTWEGSVEGIAYSEFNHHLAGVFILLIALSEVRQAMGWSALAWTRFLLPGALILGGVFLLIWSDHEAWPVGSLTITQTFFGDDPEILQHKTYGVLAFAVGTIELLRRQGRVTRAVWTIPLPLFAIVGGLMLFSHSHGDHPGAHKIALHHAIMGTMAVTAGSVKFMSGWRPRQLPEERSYWELAWAGLVLVIGLQLLIYSE; this comes from the coding sequence ATGTGTGAGACGAGTTGTCGGCCCATCCGGCGGTCCGGATGGGCCGCTCCATTCCCGCCATTCTTTTCCTTTCGACCGTTTTCCCGTCCGAGGTTCCCTGGGCAGTGGGCGCGGCTCGTGGGCTTCCTGTGCCTCGTCGTCATCTGGGGCGTCTCCTCTGCGAAGGCGCAACATGTCGAGCACGGCCGGTCCACCCACGCCGACCGGCAGGAGCATCATCATGAGACCACGACGGAGACAACCTGGGAAGGCTCGGTCGAAGGCATCGCCTATTCAGAATTCAATCACCATCTGGCCGGCGTCTTCATTCTTCTGATCGCGCTCAGTGAGGTGCGTCAAGCCATGGGATGGTCGGCCTTGGCCTGGACTAGATTCCTGCTTCCAGGCGCCTTGATCCTGGGGGGGGTGTTTCTCCTTATTTGGAGCGACCATGAGGCCTGGCCGGTCGGGTCGCTCACCATTACTCAAACCTTCTTTGGGGACGACCCTGAAATCCTTCAGCACAAGACGTACGGAGTCCTGGCGTTCGCGGTCGGCACGATCGAGTTGTTGCGCCGGCAAGGTCGGGTTACCCGTGCGGTCTGGACCATCCCGCTGCCGCTGTTCGCGATCGTCGGGGGGCTCATGTTGTTCAGCCATTCTCACGGTGATCATCCGGGGGCCCACAAAATTGCGCTGCACCATGCGATCATGGGGACCATGGCCGTCACGGCCGGTTCGGTTAAATTCATGTCGGGCTGGCGGCCTCGACAGTTGCCAGAAGAACGGTCCTATTGGGAGCTCGCCTGGGCCGGACTCGTGCTTGTAATCGGCCTGCAGTTGCTCATCTATTCTGAATAG
- a CDS encoding Cytosolic Fe-S cluster assembling factor NBP35, translating into MTMAADKDLKSILTKLQYSDDAKVVQQITAQMKQVQARMAGIKQKLVVMSGKGGVGKSMTTVNLALAFARQGAKVGLLDVDLNGPCVPPMMGLHGQSLTMTADGALPPIGPLGIKVASMDFFLDDASPVRWKGPMDLSPVWLGLMEMNVIREFLADVVWGKLDYLLADLPPGAAADKPPVIAGFIPDLAGAIVVTTPSEVASDVVQKSVTYARDMGIRVLGIVENMSEYRCPSCGSENELFEGNTEAMCEVLELPLLGRIPFDRKFAKTFDKGEPLLDPEYPTARKYHDIVGRIQALLNYKKVLAEKL; encoded by the coding sequence ATGACTATGGCTGCCGATAAGGATCTCAAGTCCATCCTCACGAAACTTCAGTATTCCGACGACGCGAAGGTCGTGCAGCAGATTACCGCCCAGATGAAGCAGGTGCAGGCCAGAATGGCCGGCATCAAGCAGAAGCTGGTGGTGATGAGCGGCAAAGGTGGAGTCGGCAAGAGCATGACCACCGTCAACCTTGCGTTGGCGTTCGCGCGACAGGGGGCAAAGGTTGGATTGCTGGATGTTGATTTGAACGGTCCCTGTGTCCCGCCCATGATGGGCTTGCATGGTCAGTCATTGACCATGACCGCCGATGGCGCGTTGCCTCCCATCGGTCCGCTCGGTATCAAGGTGGCGTCGATGGACTTTTTCCTCGACGACGCGTCGCCGGTGCGTTGGAAGGGACCGATGGACTTGAGCCCGGTGTGGCTGGGTCTCATGGAAATGAACGTGATTCGAGAGTTCCTGGCCGATGTCGTCTGGGGCAAGTTGGACTATCTCCTAGCCGACTTGCCACCCGGTGCGGCGGCCGACAAGCCCCCGGTCATTGCCGGATTCATTCCTGACCTTGCCGGTGCGATCGTGGTCACGACGCCGTCGGAAGTCGCGTCCGATGTGGTGCAAAAGTCCGTGACCTACGCGCGGGATATGGGTATTCGGGTGTTGGGTATCGTTGAAAACATGAGCGAGTACCGTTGTCCGTCCTGTGGATCTGAGAATGAACTCTTTGAAGGGAATACAGAGGCGATGTGCGAGGTGTTGGAACTCCCGTTGCTCGGCCGTATCCCGTTCGATCGCAAGTTTGCCAAGACGTTCGACAAAGGGGAGCCGCTGCTCGATCCTGAATATCCGACGGCTCGCAAATATCATGACATCGTCGGACGGATTCAAGCGTTGCTGAATTATAAAAAAGTCCTGGCGGAAAAGCTGTAA
- a CDS encoding Sulfate adenylyltransferase subunit 1 / Adenylylsulfate kinase: MTQHEQVKPQESLNIVIVGHVDHGKSTLVGRLYADTGSLPEGKLEKVQAICRQQGKEFEYAFLFDAFLEEQEQGITIDTARTFFIWNGRQYIIIDAPGHKEFLKNMISGAARAEAALLLIDALEGVREQSKKHGYLLSLLGVTQFAVVVNKMDLVGYRQDVFEGIEKEYREFLGQFRAVPQQMIPVSAKLGDNIAMRSDRMGWYRGPTVLETLSLFRKEQARAEQPLRFPLQDVYKFDARRILAGRITAGRLKVGDQLVFSPSNKTGVVQSIEGFNVDPPSSEAQAGQSVGITLDEQIFVERGEIASHRDSIPLVSTAVRVNLFWLGKRPLEKGRKYFLRLATREVACEVAAIHRIIDTADLAQLQESQSVAKNQVAELTLRVKTPLAFDLSSSFESTGRFVLVDEYDITGGGIITELVHDEQEELREEARQREYAWLTGDVRAEDRAAQYGHRAAIVLFTGSAQTGKTFLARRVEALLVADSKHAYLLEGENLLQGLDADLSAADPSFGAERVRRYGEVARLLIDAGLIVVSTSKTFGINYQRMAEMIRTLVQPAPVIAVHMSKAGEEAPPNTDLHFAGPQDFDGAARQILEELKRRGVLVQASGTKSAIQYSI; encoded by the coding sequence ATGACACAGCATGAACAGGTCAAGCCGCAGGAGAGTCTCAACATCGTCATCGTAGGGCATGTGGACCACGGAAAGTCCACGCTGGTCGGGAGGCTCTACGCCGATACCGGGTCTCTGCCCGAGGGCAAGCTGGAGAAGGTGCAGGCCATTTGCCGCCAGCAGGGCAAGGAGTTCGAGTACGCCTTCCTGTTCGATGCGTTTTTGGAGGAGCAGGAGCAGGGCATCACGATCGACACGGCGCGCACGTTTTTCATCTGGAATGGGCGGCAATACATCATCATCGATGCGCCGGGCCACAAGGAGTTTTTGAAGAACATGATCTCCGGCGCCGCTCGGGCGGAGGCCGCGCTGTTGTTGATCGATGCGCTGGAGGGCGTGCGCGAACAATCGAAGAAGCATGGGTATTTGCTGTCGCTGCTGGGCGTGACGCAGTTTGCCGTCGTCGTGAACAAGATGGACCTGGTCGGCTATCGCCAGGACGTGTTCGAGGGGATCGAAAAGGAGTACCGGGAGTTTCTCGGCCAATTCAGAGCGGTTCCGCAACAAATGATTCCGGTCAGTGCCAAATTGGGCGACAATATTGCGATGCGCAGTGACCGCATGGGCTGGTATCGAGGCCCCACCGTGCTGGAGACGTTGTCTCTGTTCAGGAAAGAGCAGGCTAGGGCAGAGCAGCCTCTGCGGTTTCCATTGCAGGACGTTTATAAGTTCGACGCACGACGGATTCTAGCCGGTCGCATCACGGCCGGTCGCCTGAAAGTCGGCGATCAATTGGTGTTTTCGCCCTCGAACAAAACAGGGGTGGTGCAATCGATCGAAGGGTTCAATGTCGATCCGCCGTCGAGCGAGGCGCAGGCCGGGCAATCGGTCGGGATCACACTCGACGAACAGATCTTCGTGGAACGTGGGGAAATTGCATCGCACCGTGATTCGATACCGCTCGTCTCGACGGCGGTGCGGGTCAACCTGTTTTGGTTGGGAAAGCGGCCGCTCGAGAAGGGCCGGAAATACTTTTTGCGGCTCGCCACGCGGGAAGTGGCCTGCGAAGTGGCGGCCATTCATCGCATCATCGATACGGCGGACCTCGCCCAGCTGCAGGAAAGTCAGTCGGTAGCGAAAAACCAAGTGGCCGAATTGACGTTGCGGGTCAAGACGCCCTTGGCATTCGACCTGTCGTCGTCTTTCGAATCGACGGGGCGGTTCGTCCTCGTCGATGAATACGACATTACCGGGGGCGGTATCATTACCGAATTGGTGCATGATGAGCAGGAAGAATTGCGTGAGGAGGCTCGGCAGCGGGAATATGCTTGGCTCACGGGAGACGTGCGGGCGGAGGACCGGGCTGCGCAATATGGGCATCGGGCCGCCATCGTCCTGTTCACCGGTTCGGCTCAGACAGGGAAGACGTTTCTCGCGCGCCGTGTGGAGGCCTTGCTCGTCGCCGATAGCAAGCATGCGTATCTGTTGGAAGGAGAGAACCTGTTGCAGGGGTTGGATGCCGACCTCTCCGCCGCCGATCCGTCCTTTGGGGCGGAGCGGGTGCGCCGTTATGGTGAGGTGGCGCGACTGTTGATCGATGCGGGGCTCATCGTGGTCTCGACCAGCAAGACCTTCGGGATCAATTATCAGCGAATGGCGGAGATGATTCGGACATTGGTCCAGCCCGCTCCTGTCATCGCGGTGCACATGAGCAAGGCAGGCGAAGAGGCTCCACCGAATACCGATCTCCACTTCGCCGGGCCGCAAGATTTCGACGGAGCCGCCCGTCAGATTCTTGAGGAGTTGAAGCGACGGGGCGTACTCGTTCAAGCGAGCGGGACTAAGTCAGCCATTCAATATTCGATCTAG
- a CDS encoding Sulfate adenylyltransferase subunit 2: MKHLRQLEDQSVYILREAYKHFNHLAMLWSMGKDSTVLLWLARKAFFGHVPFPLLHVDTSYKIPAMIEYRDRIAREWRLNLVVGQNKEALAAGMNHTLGRDVCCTALKTTAMKNLVEEKGYTGIILGVRADEDSTRAKERYFSPRDKHGDWDFRDQPPELWDQFKTTFPPGTHIRIHPLLDWTEINIWEYIKHENIPFMDLYLDRGDGTRYRSLGCAPCTMPIKSTAKTVDEIIEELRGTNIAERAGRAQDAGRGMEMLRKKGYM, translated from the coding sequence ATGAAACATTTGCGTCAGCTCGAAGACCAAAGCGTCTATATCCTTCGCGAAGCCTACAAACATTTCAATCACCTCGCCATGCTCTGGTCGATGGGGAAAGATTCGACGGTGCTGCTCTGGCTGGCCCGCAAGGCCTTCTTCGGCCATGTGCCTTTTCCCTTGTTGCATGTGGATACGAGCTACAAGATTCCGGCGATGATCGAATACCGAGATCGAATTGCCAGGGAGTGGCGCTTGAATCTGGTGGTGGGGCAAAACAAGGAAGCCTTGGCTGCCGGCATGAACCACACGCTCGGGCGGGATGTCTGTTGCACGGCCTTGAAGACGACAGCCATGAAGAATCTGGTCGAGGAAAAGGGCTATACCGGCATCATCCTCGGGGTGCGTGCGGACGAAGACAGCACCAGGGCGAAGGAGCGGTACTTTTCGCCTCGCGATAAACACGGTGATTGGGATTTTCGCGATCAGCCGCCCGAGTTGTGGGACCAGTTCAAGACGACCTTTCCGCCCGGCACACATATCCGGATCCATCCGCTCCTGGATTGGACCGAGATCAACATTTGGGAGTACATCAAGCACGAGAACATTCCCTTCATGGACCTGTATCTCGACAGGGGCGACGGGACGCGTTACCGCAGCCTGGGTTGCGCCCCCTGCACCATGCCCATCAAGTCTACGGCGAAGACGGTCGATGAGATCATCGAGGAGCTCCGCGGAACCAATATTGCGGAACGGGCCGGCCGGGCGCAGGACGCGGGGCGAGGCATGGAGATGTTGCGCAAGAAGGGTTACATGTGA
- a CDS encoding Anthranilate phosphoribosyltransferase, whose product MQHLLAKVAKGQKTSKDLTWEEAKQAMRLMIEGTATQAQIGAFLIAMRFKSESVTELAAFTAAARQYVAPIPVRTGLGVVDVPVYAGKRETFHAILPAAIVAAAAGAVVLLHGVDGPRDRRGVSSVLKQLGIPVDQTAKSVGAELEKKGFAYLDLALYHPPVNRFLEMRQELGVRNFFHPVARLLNPARAASQVIGLSHPPYFEKTIEALRMLSCPRALVIRGVEGDPELSIGNVTRLLELKDERIIPFTFQPKDAGLTMATFREMAGFPAEQREREADLIKRLLANEVQGGQRDWVLLNTAMLLYAAGKGPSITGSLATARRTLESGQAHAKLAELTAVAGADAGAAQRVGIPA is encoded by the coding sequence ATGCAACACCTGCTCGCGAAAGTCGCCAAGGGGCAAAAAACGTCCAAGGACCTCACCTGGGAAGAAGCCAAGCAGGCGATGCGCCTGATGATCGAAGGGACTGCCACGCAGGCTCAAATCGGCGCATTCCTCATTGCCATGCGATTCAAGTCGGAATCGGTCACGGAATTGGCCGCCTTTACTGCGGCCGCGCGGCAATACGTCGCACCGATTCCGGTCCGTACCGGATTGGGGGTGGTCGATGTGCCCGTCTATGCGGGTAAACGGGAAACCTTTCACGCCATCCTTCCCGCAGCGATTGTTGCGGCGGCCGCCGGAGCGGTTGTGTTGTTGCATGGAGTAGACGGCCCGCGGGATCGACGCGGGGTCTCGTCGGTCCTCAAGCAGTTGGGCATTCCCGTCGATCAGACCGCCAAGTCGGTCGGGGCCGAATTGGAAAAGAAGGGATTCGCCTATCTGGACCTGGCGCTCTATCACCCGCCGGTCAATCGGTTTCTCGAAATGCGACAGGAATTGGGCGTGCGAAATTTCTTTCACCCGGTGGCGAGGCTGTTGAACCCAGCACGCGCCGCCTCGCAGGTGATCGGTCTGTCGCATCCGCCGTACTTCGAAAAGACGATCGAGGCCTTACGCATGTTGAGTTGTCCGCGGGCTCTTGTGATCCGCGGTGTCGAAGGCGACCCCGAACTGTCGATCGGCAATGTGACGCGGCTGCTGGAACTCAAGGACGAACGAATCATCCCCTTCACGTTCCAGCCGAAAGACGCGGGCCTGACGATGGCGACCTTCCGTGAGATGGCCGGGTTTCCCGCCGAACAGCGGGAACGGGAGGCCGACTTGATCAAGCGGTTGTTGGCAAACGAGGTTCAGGGAGGGCAACGGGATTGGGTGCTGCTCAATACCGCCATGTTGCTCTATGCGGCAGGGAAGGGGCCTTCAATCACCGGGAGTCTCGCAACCGCGAGACGTACGCTCGAGTCCGGCCAGGCCCATGCCAAACTCGCCGAGCTGACGGCAGTTGCAGGGGCGGATGCCGGGGCCGCGCAGAGGGTCGGCATTCCCGCGTAA